The Listeria monocytogenes genome window below encodes:
- a CDS encoding YggS family pyridoxal phosphate-dependent enzyme — MTKQANLQKVTAQIERACEESNRQAKDVTLVAVTKTIDAAGITELYDLGIRHFGENRADVFQEKTVALADKEDICWHYIGSLQTRKVKDVLPKIDYLHSLDRLSLAQEIEKRATKPVKCFLQVNISGEESKHGFSKEEALPFLQEANFTFIEIVGLMTMAPITNSDIELHHVFHELKQLQQEIHALQLNNISCTELSMGMTNDYGIAITEGATFIRVGRALVSDDNMEV, encoded by the coding sequence ATGACAAAACAAGCTAATTTACAAAAAGTAACGGCACAAATAGAGCGTGCCTGTGAAGAGAGTAATCGTCAGGCGAAGGATGTAACGTTAGTAGCTGTGACAAAAACAATTGATGCTGCTGGAATCACAGAGCTTTATGATTTAGGTATCCGTCACTTTGGTGAAAATCGTGCAGATGTTTTTCAAGAAAAAACAGTAGCACTTGCAGATAAAGAAGACATTTGTTGGCATTACATTGGTTCTTTGCAAACACGTAAAGTAAAAGATGTTTTACCAAAAATCGATTATTTGCATTCGCTTGACCGATTATCGCTAGCACAGGAAATCGAAAAGCGAGCTACTAAACCAGTAAAATGTTTCCTTCAAGTGAATATTTCTGGTGAGGAAAGCAAACATGGTTTTTCAAAAGAAGAGGCGCTACCTTTTTTACAAGAAGCGAATTTTACGTTTATTGAGATTGTTGGTTTAATGACAATGGCACCTATTACAAATAGCGACATAGAGCTGCATCACGTATTTCATGAGTTAAAGCAATTGCAGCAAGAAATTCATGCGCTTCAGTTAAACAATATTTCGTGTACAGAGTTATCCATGGGGATGACGAATGATTATGGAATAGCAATTACAGAAGGTGCAACATTTATACGAGTAGGAAGAGCTTTGGTGAGTGACGATAATATGGAGGTGTAA
- the ftsZ gene encoding cell division protein FtsZ, translating into MLEFDTSSESLATIKVIGVGGGGNNAVNRMIEHGVQGVEFISVNTDAQALNLAKAETKLQIGTKLTRGLGAGAVPEIGKKAAEESREQIEEALKGSDMVFVTAGMGGGTGTGAAPVIAQIAKEMGALTVGVVTRPFGFEGPKRTKQALTGTEAMKEAVDTLIVIPNDRLLQIVDKNTPMLEAFREADNVLRQGVQGISDLIAVPGLINLDFADVKTIMTNRGSALMGIGIATGENRAAEAAKKAISSPLLETSVDGAKGVLMNITGGSNLSLYEVQEAAEIVSSASDEDVNMIFGSVINDELKDELIVTVIATGFDEEKQAQQQAQANRRPNQSIQVNRPNYAVQEEQQNDYAQNAPQQANAPVHEQQAEPQQNSSDVDVPAFIRNRNRRG; encoded by the coding sequence ATGTTAGAATTTGACACTAGTTCAGAAAGTTTGGCAACAATTAAAGTAATCGGTGTTGGCGGTGGCGGTAACAACGCTGTAAACCGTATGATTGAGCATGGTGTTCAAGGAGTAGAATTTATCTCCGTTAATACAGACGCTCAAGCACTTAACTTAGCAAAAGCAGAAACAAAATTACAAATCGGTACAAAATTAACGCGTGGTTTAGGCGCAGGAGCTGTACCTGAAATTGGTAAAAAAGCTGCAGAAGAAAGCCGCGAACAAATTGAAGAAGCTTTAAAAGGCTCTGATATGGTATTCGTGACTGCTGGAATGGGCGGCGGAACTGGAACTGGTGCTGCACCTGTTATCGCTCAAATCGCAAAAGAAATGGGCGCTCTAACTGTAGGTGTTGTTACTCGACCGTTTGGTTTTGAAGGACCAAAACGTACGAAACAAGCCTTAACTGGAACAGAAGCAATGAAAGAAGCGGTAGATACGTTAATTGTTATCCCTAACGACCGTCTACTTCAAATTGTGGATAAAAATACCCCAATGCTTGAAGCTTTCCGTGAAGCAGATAATGTTTTACGTCAAGGTGTACAAGGTATTTCTGATTTGATTGCCGTACCTGGTTTAATTAACTTAGACTTTGCCGATGTAAAAACAATTATGACTAATCGTGGTTCTGCCCTTATGGGAATCGGTATTGCAACTGGTGAAAACCGTGCTGCTGAAGCTGCGAAAAAAGCAATTTCGTCTCCACTTCTTGAAACTTCCGTTGACGGAGCAAAAGGGGTCCTAATGAATATTACAGGCGGATCTAACCTAAGCCTTTATGAAGTACAAGAAGCAGCAGAAATCGTATCAAGTGCATCTGATGAAGATGTAAACATGATTTTCGGTTCTGTTATTAATGACGAATTAAAAGATGAGTTGATTGTAACGGTTATTGCAACAGGTTTTGATGAAGAAAAGCAAGCGCAACAACAAGCGCAAGCAAATCGCCGTCCAAATCAATCTATCCAAGTAAATCGTCCTAATTATGCTGTACAAGAAGAACAACAAAATGATTACGCACAAAATGCGCCACAACAAGCAAATGCACCAGTTCATGAACAACAAGCTGAACCACAACAAAATAGTTCAGATGTTGATGTACCAGCATTTATCCGTAACCGTAACCGTCGCGGATAA